The following proteins are co-located in the Paludibaculum fermentans genome:
- a CDS encoding ABC transporter permease, protein MNWRRFYAIFHKEALHILRDWRSLMMALAVPLMLLLLFGYALTLDVDQIPTVVYDQDQTPQSREVVQRLRGSRYFKIVESQGDYRKIVDRIDKSTALMGIVIPNRFAHKIEANEEAQIQILVDGSDSNTAGIGAGYAEALIMAYAQELREARMIRQGMSRPKFPIDARVRVLYNNEMKSRNFIVPGLIAVILMIIAALLTSLTVAREWENGTMEQLLSTPVRPTELLLGKLCAYFVLGMFDMAIALFVAVGIFAVPLRGSTLLLVSSSALFLFGALCWGIFLSTVTRSQLLAYQLSLLSSFLPAFLLSGFIYAIENMPTVIQQFTRIVPARYFVSILQGVFLKGIGLSVLWSDMLFLLIYGGLIFSLAARKMRQKMA, encoded by the coding sequence ATGAACTGGCGCCGCTTCTACGCGATCTTCCATAAGGAAGCCCTGCACATCCTGCGCGACTGGCGCAGCCTCATGATGGCCCTGGCTGTCCCGCTGATGCTGTTGCTGCTGTTCGGCTATGCGCTGACGCTCGACGTCGATCAGATTCCGACGGTCGTCTACGACCAGGACCAGACCCCGCAAAGCCGTGAGGTGGTGCAGCGCCTTCGCGGCTCGCGTTACTTCAAGATCGTCGAATCGCAGGGCGACTACCGCAAGATTGTCGACCGCATCGACAAGAGCACCGCCCTCATGGGCATCGTGATCCCCAATCGCTTCGCGCACAAGATCGAGGCCAACGAAGAGGCCCAGATCCAGATCCTGGTGGACGGCAGCGACTCGAACACCGCCGGCATCGGCGCCGGCTACGCCGAAGCGTTGATCATGGCGTACGCCCAGGAACTGCGCGAGGCGCGCATGATCCGCCAGGGCATGAGCCGCCCGAAGTTCCCCATCGATGCCCGTGTGCGCGTCCTCTATAACAATGAGATGAAGTCGCGGAACTTCATTGTGCCCGGCCTCATCGCTGTCATCCTCATGATCATCGCGGCTCTGCTGACGTCGCTCACAGTGGCCCGCGAATGGGAGAACGGGACCATGGAGCAGTTGCTTTCCACGCCCGTGCGGCCCACGGAACTGCTGCTGGGCAAGCTGTGTGCCTACTTTGTCCTGGGGATGTTCGACATGGCCATCGCCCTCTTTGTCGCCGTGGGCATCTTCGCCGTCCCCCTGCGCGGCAGCACCCTGCTGCTGGTCTCGTCCTCGGCGCTCTTCCTCTTCGGCGCTCTGTGCTGGGGCATCTTCCTGTCCACCGTCACGCGCTCACAGTTGCTGGCCTATCAGCTCTCGCTGCTCAGCAGCTTCCTGCCGGCCTTCCTGCTGAGCGGCTTCATCTATGCGATCGAGAACATGCCCACCGTCATCCAGCAGTTCACACGCATCGTACCGGCTCGCTACTTTGTCTCCATTCTGCAAGGCGTGTTCCTGAAAGGCATCGGACTCTCGGTGCTCTGGAGCGACATGCTGTTTCTGCTCATTTACGGCGGACTGATCTTTTCACTGGCTGCGCGCAAGATGCGGCAGAAGATGGCCTAG
- a CDS encoding TolC family protein, which produces MSAPRLVLLVGLAAWTCVAQEQKALSLSLGKAVEIATAPDGATRVRLAAEQIKAADARRARALGLLRPTVDGSYTFRSFTNNLQAMGISFPSIPGFQIPTLVGPIETSDYRVSATQSLFDLPSIKRYQSSKAQVSAARADNEAQVNQTKGTVAKAYLNALRADAAWNTAQANVALAERLVKQAQSQKTAGTGTGIDITRTEVSLANERQRLIVAQEDRETARLNLLRAMGVNLDVALDLTDPMTYVPAEVPEPAKAVTAARELRPELKAQAERERSAKLSYDAMKYEQLPRVSAFGDYGVLGRATEMLLPTRSAGLSMKLPIFGVNRKDPERAESASLLRQEGIKTHDTAQQVELEIRVAVTALKSAESQVAVAMEALTQSEKELAQAERRYEAGVAIGVEVTDAQARVARSRENNVAAVFKQKSARIDLGVAVGNIDLMLQ; this is translated from the coding sequence ATGAGCGCACCGCGTCTCGTCCTGTTGGTTGGATTGGCGGCCTGGACCTGTGTCGCGCAGGAGCAGAAAGCTCTGTCGTTGAGCCTGGGTAAGGCCGTCGAAATCGCCACGGCTCCCGATGGAGCCACCCGTGTCCGTCTCGCCGCGGAACAGATCAAAGCCGCCGATGCCCGGCGGGCCCGCGCGCTGGGCCTGCTGCGGCCCACCGTCGACGGCAGCTATACGTTCCGTAGCTTCACCAACAATCTGCAGGCCATGGGCATCAGCTTCCCATCGATCCCCGGTTTCCAGATCCCCACCCTGGTGGGCCCCATCGAAACCAGCGACTACCGCGTCTCGGCCACGCAGAGCCTCTTCGACCTGCCTTCCATTAAGCGTTATCAGTCCTCCAAGGCGCAGGTCTCTGCCGCGCGGGCCGATAACGAGGCCCAGGTGAACCAGACCAAAGGCACGGTGGCCAAGGCCTATCTGAACGCCCTGCGCGCCGATGCCGCCTGGAATACCGCCCAGGCCAACGTCGCGCTGGCCGAGCGCCTGGTCAAACAGGCCCAGTCCCAGAAGACGGCCGGCACCGGCACGGGCATCGACATCACCCGCACCGAGGTCTCGCTGGCCAACGAGCGCCAGCGCCTGATCGTCGCACAGGAAGACCGCGAAACCGCGCGCCTGAACCTGCTGCGGGCCATGGGCGTGAACCTCGACGTCGCCCTCGATCTCACTGATCCGATGACTTACGTGCCCGCCGAGGTGCCCGAACCCGCCAAGGCCGTCACCGCCGCGCGCGAGCTGCGCCCCGAGCTCAAGGCCCAGGCCGAGCGCGAACGCTCAGCCAAACTCAGCTACGACGCCATGAAGTACGAGCAGCTCCCGCGCGTCTCAGCCTTCGGGGATTACGGAGTCCTGGGCCGCGCCACCGAGATGCTGCTGCCCACGCGCTCCGCCGGACTCTCGATGAAGCTGCCCATCTTCGGCGTGAACCGCAAGGATCCCGAACGGGCCGAATCCGCCTCGCTGCTTCGCCAGGAAGGGATCAAAACGCATGACACCGCGCAGCAGGTGGAACTCGAGATCCGTGTCGCCGTCACGGCCCTGAAATCGGCCGAGAGCCAGGTGGCGGTGGCGATGGAAGCCCTCACCCAGTCGGAGAAGGAGCTTGCTCAGGCGGAGCGCCGCTACGAGGCGGGGGTCGCTATCGGCGTCGAGGTCACCGACGCCCAGGCGCGCGTCGCCAGGTCTCGCGAGAACAACGTGGCCGCAGTATTCAAACAGAAGTCCGCGCGCATCGATCTGGGCGTCGCGGTAGGCAACATCGATCTGATGCTGCAGTGA
- a CDS encoding anti-sigma factor family protein, whose protein sequence is MSVHVEEDQLLGFLDGELGDPEARVVRAHTQECAVCGARLAGLRAASSAFHDFEQQAVRATPVMWSDLAPRLDAVDQELARQRTLRWGTAGVLALAASVVLGVILFRQTAGTERTVDEVLARAAHAPQSARRNVRVNAFGGAVIRPAVLLDAANSGYDDGRVRTMFVNARYDWGEPLSAKAYLSWRGQLARRHDAVLVKGGPAARDQTYIVRTETDASSLRTASLTLRAGDLRPVAGSFEFGNLGSVEISETAEPATPPARPAPAPRLAPPTAREDETRELRPEDALHILAALNRAGADVGEPLELSKDDQGRKLIVSSNGLSESVQRRVESELAGLSRVELRLQGQGGARAGGSPSDSSTQVSDQRPRPIVALLEERLGGPLKLQSVTEEVLEASGESLARAHALEVLSQWIPVPRETELPDADQRLLRSLREQHYAALRRLAGRMETLLGPLVGDGIELHDTRQVRMMTAARRLNRDLSLLFAGSYSQTEGERTIRALRPDLQDLRRAIALDSNARR, encoded by the coding sequence ATGTCGGTACACGTAGAGGAAGACCAGCTGCTGGGGTTCCTGGATGGCGAACTGGGCGATCCGGAAGCGCGGGTCGTGCGGGCGCATACACAGGAGTGCGCGGTGTGCGGGGCACGGCTGGCGGGCCTCCGCGCGGCTTCTAGCGCATTCCATGATTTCGAGCAGCAGGCAGTGCGAGCCACCCCCGTGATGTGGTCTGATCTGGCCCCGCGGCTGGACGCCGTGGACCAGGAACTGGCCAGGCAGCGGACACTCCGCTGGGGTACGGCTGGCGTGTTGGCGCTGGCGGCGAGTGTCGTCCTGGGTGTGATCCTGTTCCGGCAGACCGCAGGAACGGAGAGGACTGTCGATGAGGTGTTGGCGCGGGCCGCGCACGCTCCGCAGTCCGCCAGACGCAATGTCCGTGTGAACGCATTTGGTGGGGCCGTGATCCGGCCTGCCGTGCTCCTGGATGCCGCCAATTCCGGCTACGACGACGGGCGCGTGCGGACGATGTTCGTCAACGCCCGCTACGATTGGGGCGAGCCCCTGAGCGCGAAGGCCTACCTCTCGTGGCGTGGACAGCTGGCCCGGCGCCACGATGCGGTACTGGTGAAAGGCGGGCCGGCGGCACGGGATCAAACCTACATCGTACGGACCGAGACGGACGCGAGTTCGCTGCGAACGGCTTCCCTCACCTTGCGGGCCGGCGATCTGCGGCCGGTAGCGGGCTCCTTTGAATTCGGGAACCTGGGCAGCGTCGAGATCAGTGAGACCGCGGAGCCGGCGACTCCACCGGCGCGGCCAGCCCCGGCGCCCAGGCTCGCTCCACCGACTGCGCGCGAAGACGAGACCAGGGAGTTGCGGCCGGAGGATGCGCTGCACATACTGGCCGCCTTGAATCGCGCCGGAGCCGATGTGGGAGAACCGCTGGAGTTGAGCAAGGATGACCAGGGGCGAAAGCTGATCGTCAGCTCGAATGGCTTGAGCGAGTCGGTACAGCGTCGAGTAGAGAGTGAGTTGGCGGGACTGTCGAGAGTGGAGTTGCGGCTCCAGGGACAGGGCGGCGCGCGCGCCGGCGGCAGTCCATCGGATTCTTCCACGCAGGTCTCGGACCAGCGGCCGCGACCGATTGTGGCCTTGCTCGAGGAACGGCTGGGCGGCCCACTCAAACTACAGAGCGTCACGGAAGAAGTACTGGAGGCCAGCGGTGAAAGCCTGGCGCGCGCCCATGCGCTGGAAGTGCTGTCGCAGTGGATTCCAGTCCCAAGGGAGACGGAACTGCCCGATGCGGACCAGCGCCTGTTGCGATCGCTGCGGGAACAACACTACGCGGCCTTGAGGAGGTTAGCCGGGCGGATGGAGACTCTGCTGGGACCGCTCGTGGGCGATGGCATTGAATTGCACGACACGCGCCAGGTGCGGATGATGACCGCGGCACGGCGGCTCAACCGGGACCTGAGCCTGCTATTTGCTGGTTCGTATAGCCAGACTGAAGGCGAGCGGACGATCCGCGCGCTGCGGCCCGACCTGCAGGACCTGCGCAGGGCGATCGCCTTGGACTCGAATGCGCGGCGCTAG
- a CDS encoding outer membrane protein, whose translation MRFLFLFLLLPAAAWCQVATFGVKGGVLFGQPADDFGHLKIHSEHWTVGPTVEFHLPARFSLELGALYTGYNTKYDTNFSFLSPVPLLNFRLEGHGDTRAWDFPAAIKYRFHSQGFTPFVLGGVNYRRESSDVRVTCTADDGSSCGASITYLANYSTSQDRIGPTFGGGLEWRFGRLRAAPEFRYTHLNRTGANQYNLLFGLSF comes from the coding sequence ATGCGATTCCTATTCCTGTTTCTCCTGCTTCCGGCCGCGGCCTGGTGCCAGGTCGCAACCTTCGGTGTCAAAGGCGGAGTTCTGTTCGGGCAGCCGGCGGACGACTTCGGCCATCTCAAAATCCACTCCGAACACTGGACGGTCGGCCCCACCGTCGAGTTTCATCTGCCCGCCCGGTTCAGCCTGGAACTCGGCGCTCTTTACACCGGTTACAACACAAAGTACGACACAAATTTCTCGTTTTTGTCGCCAGTGCCTTTGCTCAATTTTCGACTGGAAGGCCATGGCGACACCAGAGCCTGGGACTTCCCGGCCGCCATCAAGTACCGGTTCCACTCACAGGGCTTCACTCCCTTTGTGCTGGGTGGCGTCAACTACCGGCGTGAGAGCTCCGACGTTCGCGTCACGTGCACTGCCGACGACGGTAGTAGCTGCGGCGCGAGTATCACCTACCTCGCGAACTACAGCACCAGCCAGGATCGCATCGGCCCCACGTTTGGCGGCGGCCTGGAGTGGCGCTTCGGCCGGCTGCGCGCCGCGCCGGAGTTCCGCTATACACACCTGAACCGCACCGGAGCCAACCAGTACAACCTCCTGTTCGGCCTGTCCTTCTGA
- a CDS encoding DinB family protein yields MKSHHHWTAAARLGLRGAALMLLTLSVLPAADGLSNSDRQAGIAQLERTRQGVIAATKGLSEAQWKFKAGPERWSVAETLEHIALSEDFFLDMISKKIMQAPAGKPDRDFQATDKLVLQQIADRSHKAQAPGPLSPTGRWSPQETLDHFLKTRARTEDFLKSTGGLRDHVADSPLGQPLDAYQWLLFSSAHSERHTAQMLEVKADPGFPAK; encoded by the coding sequence ATGAAATCCCATCACCATTGGACCGCTGCTGCCCGCCTGGGGCTGCGCGGCGCGGCCCTCATGCTGCTGACTTTGAGCGTCCTTCCGGCCGCCGACGGCCTGAGTAATTCCGACCGGCAGGCCGGCATCGCGCAGTTGGAACGAACCCGCCAAGGCGTCATCGCCGCTACGAAGGGTCTGTCTGAGGCCCAGTGGAAGTTTAAGGCGGGCCCGGAGCGCTGGTCTGTCGCCGAGACGCTCGAACACATCGCGCTCTCCGAGGATTTCTTCCTCGACATGATCTCGAAGAAGATCATGCAGGCGCCCGCGGGTAAGCCCGATCGGGACTTCCAGGCCACCGACAAACTGGTGCTGCAGCAGATCGCCGACCGCTCTCACAAAGCCCAGGCGCCCGGTCCGCTGTCCCCCACCGGGCGCTGGTCGCCGCAGGAGACCCTGGACCATTTCCTGAAGACCCGGGCCCGCACCGAGGACTTCCTCAAGTCCACCGGGGGTCTGCGCGATCACGTGGCCGACTCCCCCCTCGGGCAACCTCTCGACGCCTACCAGTGGCTACTCTTCTCTTCGGCTCATAGCGAAAGGCACACCGCGCAGATGTTGGAAGTGAAGGCGGATCCCGGTTTTCCGGCGAAGTAG
- a CDS encoding RNA polymerase sigma factor, producing MRFPDRSGVQLRLQTVPDERSSAEPQAGSVRLVAGVNLRSQVERIYEETRTDLHLYLLCFRLPASQAEDLTQEAFVCLYRALSKGQEILAVRPWLFRVARNLALKARARESAFLAIDPDLDRTIQAGGKNPEESLIERQRMSRLNEAVALLSPQQKECLHLRAAGLRYREIAEAIGISSSTVSEFLRRGLCKLRRALNE from the coding sequence GTGAGATTTCCAGACCGTAGCGGTGTGCAGTTGCGATTGCAGACGGTGCCGGATGAGCGGAGCAGCGCCGAGCCGCAGGCAGGGAGCGTCCGACTCGTGGCCGGCGTGAATCTGCGCAGCCAGGTGGAGCGGATTTATGAGGAGACACGCACCGATCTGCACCTCTATCTCCTGTGCTTCCGGCTGCCGGCGAGCCAGGCGGAGGATCTGACGCAGGAGGCTTTCGTCTGTCTCTACCGGGCACTGTCCAAGGGCCAGGAGATTCTGGCTGTGCGGCCCTGGCTGTTCCGCGTGGCGAGGAATCTGGCGCTGAAGGCGCGGGCGCGTGAATCGGCGTTTCTTGCCATCGATCCTGATCTCGACCGGACTATTCAGGCCGGCGGCAAGAACCCCGAAGAATCCCTGATCGAGCGCCAGCGTATGTCGCGCTTGAATGAAGCGGTGGCGTTGCTCTCACCACAACAGAAAGAGTGCCTGCATCTGCGGGCGGCGGGGCTCCGGTATCGCGAAATTGCGGAGGCCATAGGGATTAGCAGTTCCACCGTCAGCGAGTTCCTGCGGCGTGGACTTTGCAAGCTGCGGAGGGCGCTCAATGAGTAG
- a CDS encoding ABC transporter ATP-binding protein, giving the protein MIRIDKVTRRFGPLEAVKDLSLDIAEGEIFGLVGPDGAGKTTTLRMLVGLMDPTQGSLSVAGLDVGKNLDAVKDQIGYMAQKFGLYGDLTVEENMFFYSDLFGIDHAERDRMMAEFLDMTRMTPFRQRPAAKLSGGMKQKLALMCTLLHRPRVLFLDEPTNGVDPLSRRDFWEILYRLASEGMTILVSTAYLDEAERCSRVGLMHKGRLIRCDKPAILKQQLAPQCFRAESADLRAARGRLQNTPGVLGAEPAGAALHVYLEAGTAAADVERAAGDVRLNPLDPALEDVFIALIRTEERHAAA; this is encoded by the coding sequence ATGATTCGCATCGACAAAGTAACGCGACGGTTCGGTCCGCTCGAAGCCGTGAAGGACCTCAGCCTGGACATCGCCGAAGGCGAAATCTTCGGGCTGGTCGGGCCGGACGGCGCGGGCAAAACCACCACCCTGCGCATGCTCGTCGGCCTGATGGATCCCACCCAGGGCAGCCTCTCCGTGGCCGGCCTCGACGTGGGTAAAAACCTCGATGCCGTGAAGGACCAGATCGGCTACATGGCGCAGAAGTTCGGCCTGTATGGCGATCTCACCGTGGAAGAGAACATGTTCTTCTACAGCGACCTCTTCGGCATCGACCACGCGGAACGCGATCGCATGATGGCCGAGTTCCTGGACATGACCCGCATGACGCCGTTCCGCCAACGGCCCGCGGCCAAGCTCAGCGGCGGCATGAAGCAGAAGCTGGCCCTCATGTGCACGCTGCTGCACCGGCCCCGAGTCCTCTTCCTCGACGAGCCCACCAACGGTGTCGATCCCCTCTCTCGCCGCGACTTCTGGGAGATTCTGTACCGCCTCGCGTCGGAAGGCATGACGATCCTCGTCTCCACCGCCTACCTCGACGAAGCCGAGCGCTGCAGCCGCGTGGGCCTCATGCACAAGGGCCGGCTCATCCGTTGCGACAAACCCGCCATTTTGAAACAGCAACTCGCGCCGCAGTGTTTCCGGGCGGAATCGGCTGACCTGCGCGCCGCCCGCGGCCGCCTCCAGAACACCCCCGGAGTGCTGGGTGCCGAGCCCGCCGGCGCAGCCCTGCACGTCTATCTCGAGGCCGGCACCGCAGCCGCCGATGTGGAGCGCGCGGCCGGCGATGTCCGCCTGAACCCGCTGGATCCGGCTCTCGAAGACGTCTTCATCGCCCTCATCCGCACGGAGGAACGCCATGCAGCCGCATAA
- a CDS encoding TetR/AcrR family transcriptional regulator has translation MNQAIETVDQGNRVQDTKERILDAAERLFAENGFATTSLRQITAEAQVNLAAVNYHFQNKESLIRAVLHRRIGPINQRRFDLMDALEFAAGESGPMVLEDVLRAFLLPVLEARTSCPEMRHWPRLLGRLYTELHGSLMELFQREMAPAAQRFTAAINRAEPTLSPEGLAWGLHFGIGSMAHFLAAGELLKFISRGIVDPDDHMEALKHLVAYMAGGLRALRTENKEAAQ, from the coding sequence ATGAATCAAGCGATTGAAACGGTTGACCAGGGAAACCGGGTCCAGGACACCAAGGAACGGATCCTGGACGCCGCTGAACGGCTCTTCGCGGAAAACGGCTTTGCCACCACCTCCCTCCGGCAGATCACCGCCGAAGCTCAGGTGAACCTGGCTGCGGTGAACTATCACTTCCAAAACAAGGAATCCCTGATTCGCGCGGTCCTGCACCGCCGCATCGGTCCCATCAATCAGCGGCGGTTCGACCTGATGGATGCGCTCGAGTTCGCGGCCGGTGAAAGCGGGCCCATGGTTCTCGAAGATGTCCTGCGCGCCTTCCTGCTGCCCGTGCTGGAGGCCCGGACATCCTGCCCCGAAATGCGGCACTGGCCGCGCCTGCTCGGGCGTCTCTATACGGAGCTGCACGGCTCACTGATGGAGCTGTTCCAGCGTGAAATGGCGCCCGCCGCCCAGCGGTTCACCGCCGCCATTAACCGCGCTGAACCCACGCTGAGTCCGGAAGGGCTGGCCTGGGGTCTCCACTTCGGCATCGGCTCCATGGCCCACTTCCTGGCGGCCGGCGAACTGTTGAAATTCATCTCTCGCGGCATAGTTGACCCCGACGACCACATGGAAGCTCTCAAGCATCTGGTGGCCTACATGGCCGGCGGCCTGCGCGCACTGCGAACTGAAAACAAGGAGGCTGCGCAATGA
- a CDS encoding HlyD family efflux transporter periplasmic adaptor subunit — translation MDKKKVIIPVILVVAAGGALAWRATHPGEDPNVIRISGNIELTQVDLSFKMPGRMVELNVDEGDTVKPGQVVARTDTNELKQQLNREMAGVDSAQSALTQLHTSIQFQKASIEGDVALKRADLAAAEARLQEMLNGSRPQELESARAAMAEALTQNQQAQLDWQRAQTLYKNDDISTAQRDQFKTKAEATAAALKRAQEQLGMVQEGPRKEQIEQQRAQVARARAAVQLSEANRIDLKRREEEVGMRQAEIQRAKSQTGVLDVQMNDRILVAPVGGVVLSKSAEMGEILAAGATVVTLGDVDKPWVRGYVSESDLGRVKLGMPAVVKTDSFKGKEYKGKVTFISAEAEFTPKQIQTTEERQKLVYRIKIEVENPNHELKLNMPVDAEIVLGR, via the coding sequence GTGGATAAGAAGAAAGTAATCATCCCTGTGATCCTGGTGGTGGCGGCCGGCGGCGCCCTGGCGTGGCGGGCAACCCATCCGGGAGAGGATCCCAACGTAATCAGGATTAGCGGCAACATCGAGTTGACGCAGGTCGACCTGTCGTTCAAGATGCCTGGCCGGATGGTGGAGCTGAACGTCGACGAAGGCGACACGGTGAAGCCGGGCCAGGTCGTGGCGCGCACCGACACCAACGAGCTGAAGCAGCAGTTGAACCGCGAGATGGCCGGCGTCGATTCCGCCCAGAGCGCGCTGACCCAGCTCCACACGTCCATCCAGTTCCAGAAGGCCAGCATCGAGGGCGACGTGGCCCTCAAACGCGCCGACCTCGCCGCCGCCGAGGCCCGCCTGCAGGAGATGCTCAACGGCAGCCGGCCCCAGGAACTGGAGTCCGCCCGCGCGGCCATGGCCGAGGCCCTGACGCAGAATCAGCAGGCCCAGCTCGACTGGCAGCGCGCGCAAACCCTCTATAAGAACGACGACATCTCCACCGCCCAGCGCGACCAGTTTAAGACCAAGGCGGAAGCCACGGCCGCCGCGCTGAAACGCGCGCAGGAGCAGTTGGGCATGGTCCAGGAAGGCCCCAGGAAAGAGCAGATCGAGCAGCAGAGGGCCCAGGTCGCCCGTGCCCGGGCTGCTGTCCAACTGTCCGAGGCCAATCGCATTGACCTCAAGCGCCGCGAAGAGGAAGTCGGCATGCGGCAGGCCGAGATCCAGCGCGCCAAGTCGCAGACCGGCGTCCTCGACGTGCAGATGAACGACCGCATCCTGGTCGCGCCCGTCGGCGGAGTCGTGCTCTCCAAATCGGCCGAGATGGGCGAGATCCTGGCGGCCGGCGCCACGGTGGTAACGCTAGGCGACGTTGACAAGCCGTGGGTTCGCGGCTACGTCAGCGAGAGCGACCTCGGCCGCGTCAAGCTCGGCATGCCCGCCGTGGTGAAGACCGATTCGTTCAAAGGCAAGGAGTACAAGGGCAAGGTCACCTTCATCTCCGCCGAAGCGGAATTCACCCCCAAGCAGATCCAGACCACGGAAGAACGCCAGAAGCTCGTCTACCGCATCAAAATCGAAGTCGAAAACCCCAATCACGAGTTGAAGTTGAACATGCCCGTGGACGCGGAAATCGTCCTCGGCCGCTAG
- a CDS encoding ABC transporter ATP-binding protein yields MQPHNGSTVIVENLVKRFGDFVAVDNVTLSVSKGEIFGFLGPNGAGKSTTIRILCGLLGPTSGRAEVYGFDVAKEPERVKKSIGYMSQKFSLYDDLTVGENIDFFSGVYGVPKDKRAERKAYVLKMAGIEGEVARMTRQLAGGWKQRLALGCAILHEPPVVFLDEPTSGVDPIARRQFWDLIYDMAAGGTTVFVSTHYMDEAEYCHRLALMYRGRMIELGTPAELKQNEGEGATMDSVFIASIEREEAREQ; encoded by the coding sequence ATGCAGCCGCATAACGGTTCCACTGTCATCGTCGAGAACCTCGTCAAGCGCTTTGGCGACTTCGTTGCCGTCGACAATGTGACCCTCAGCGTCTCCAAGGGCGAGATCTTCGGCTTCCTCGGCCCCAACGGCGCCGGCAAGTCCACCACCATCCGTATCCTCTGCGGCCTGCTGGGCCCCACCTCCGGCCGCGCCGAAGTCTATGGCTTCGACGTCGCGAAAGAGCCCGAGCGCGTCAAAAAGTCCATCGGCTACATGTCGCAGAAGTTCTCCCTCTACGACGACCTCACCGTAGGCGAGAACATCGACTTCTTCAGCGGCGTCTACGGCGTCCCCAAGGACAAACGGGCCGAACGCAAGGCATACGTCCTCAAAATGGCCGGCATCGAGGGCGAAGTCGCCCGGATGACCCGCCAACTCGCCGGAGGCTGGAAGCAGCGCCTGGCGCTAGGTTGCGCCATCCTGCATGAGCCGCCCGTGGTCTTTCTCGACGAGCCTACCTCCGGCGTCGACCCCATCGCTCGCCGCCAGTTCTGGGACCTCATCTACGACATGGCTGCCGGCGGCACCACCGTCTTCGTCTCCACGCACTACATGGACGAGGCCGAGTACTGCCATCGCCTGGCGCTGATGTATCGCGGCCGCATGATCGAACTCGGCACCCCGGCCGAGTTGAAACAGAACGAAGGCGAGGGAGCCACAATGGACTCGGTCTTCATTGCCAGCATTGAACGCGAGGAGGCTCGGGAGCAATGA
- a CDS encoding DUF1579 domain-containing protein: protein MQTQRQKEHEWLHQLIGEWQFDAEASMKPGQPPDHSKGTEVVRSLGGLWILAEGEGDMPGCGPATSLMTLGFDTRTNRFTGTWIGSMMTHLWLYDGELNLVGNTLTLDSQGPAMKDLTQLGRYRDVIEIVNDGHRTLTSHFLDDDGLWRAFMLANYRRTR from the coding sequence ATGCAAACCCAAAGACAAAAAGAACACGAATGGCTCCACCAGTTGATTGGAGAGTGGCAGTTTGACGCGGAGGCGTCGATGAAGCCGGGGCAGCCGCCCGACCACTCCAAAGGCACTGAGGTGGTGCGATCCCTGGGCGGACTCTGGATCCTGGCCGAAGGCGAAGGCGACATGCCCGGCTGCGGACCAGCCACGTCCCTCATGACGCTCGGCTTCGACACACGGACCAATCGGTTCACCGGCACCTGGATCGGGTCGATGATGACCCATCTCTGGCTCTACGACGGCGAACTGAACCTGGTGGGCAATACTTTGACCCTCGACAGCCAGGGCCCGGCCATGAAGGACCTGACGCAGTTGGGCCGCTACCGCGACGTGATCGAGATCGTCAACGACGGCCATCGCACGCTCACCTCCCACTTCCTGGACGACGACGGGCTCTGGCGGGCCTTCATGCTGGCCAACTACCGCCGGACCAGGTAG